In Quercus robur chromosome 11, dhQueRobu3.1, whole genome shotgun sequence, the following proteins share a genomic window:
- the LOC126704722 gene encoding uncharacterized protein LOC126704722: protein MDKSWMEKRRGTREYFEGVNQFVEFAAPSARNGNILCPCVKCVNLLIQPLNVVREHCWASGMLKNYKVWKFHGESAAATPATECGSSHVQETQNPYGDFHGMLHDLCPPHEIPPEPMEEGPTAQCPGEGPNDDAKKFYKMVDDVDKPLYEGCTKFSIFSAIVVLFQLKTLCGWTNKSFTLLLQVLMDMLPSDAKLPKDHYEAKKIVRDLGLGYEKIHACPNDCMLFWKQNVNLEACPCCKASRWKTNEASVASKHASSSKGKKKAAKILRWFPLKPRLQRLFLSPDLASSMKWHVNGRTDDGVMRHPADSDA, encoded by the coding sequence ATGGACAAAAGTTGGATGGAGAAGCGGAGGGGTACAAGGGAATATTTTGAAGGTGTAAACCAATTCGTGGAATTTGCTGCTCCATCCGCGCGCAATGGGAACATCTTATGTCCTTGTGTGAAATGTGTGAATTTGCTTATACAACCGCTAAATGTGGTACGTGAGCACTGTTGGGCTTCGGGGATgcttaaaaattacaaagtttgGAAATTTCATGGTGAATCGGCGGCTGCTACGCCAGCTACCGAATGTGGGAGCTCTCATGTGCAAGAAACCCAAAATCCATATGGTGATTTCCATGGGATGTTGCACGATTTGTGCCCCCCGCATGAAATCCCACCCGAACCAATGGAAGAAGGTCCAACCGCGCAATGTCCGGGTGAAGGTCCGAATGATGACGCCAAGAAGTTTTACAAGATGGTAGATGATGTAGACAAACCTTTATATGAAGGTTGtacaaaatttagcattttctcAGCCATTGTCGTGTTGTTCCAGTTGAAGACTCTGTGTGGTTGGACAAATAAGTCATTTACTCTGTTGCTTCAAGTCCTGATGGATATGCTTCCTTCAGACGCTAAGTTGCCAAAGGACCATTATGAGGCTAAGAAGATAGTTcgagatttgggtttgggttatgagAAGATCCATGCTTGTCCCAATGATTGTATGCTGTTTTGGAAGCAAAATGTTAACCTCGAGGCGTGTCCTTGTTGTAAAGCTTCAAGGTGGAAAACAAATGAGGCATCTGTTGCTAGTAAGCATGCTTCATCCAGTAAGGGGAAGAAGAAAGCTGCGAAGATCCTACGGTGGTTCCCCTTAAAGCCAAGATTGCAGCGACTATTTCTGTCACCCGATCTGGCTAGTTCTATGAAATGGCATGTTAATGGTCGTACTGATGATGGGGTAATGCGGCATCCTGCTGACTCAGATGCATAG